A genomic segment from Blastocatellia bacterium encodes:
- a CDS encoding cytochrome c3 family protein: MSRTIKRNLKFVIVVFIMALGLSILYDAKAEVKATSGASVQQSAQLPVTARPTPAHGVAQRNPFETFPTSLHATRRGKVTWYSAANGGFETLTGIPIGQLTCLSCHPGTRADGTPISTATYRPDCSDCHVRIGDPVPDQTCLKCHSRQGLEIRLGYPDVHRAAGFKCTNCHTSREMHGDGTQYTSWLQPGAMDVKCETCHTQVATQNVSHLIHFRSVDCTACHTQSVITCYNCHFESEVAGDRKRPYGVLRDYLLLLRREGSGKVHAGTFMALTYQGQSFYALAPYRAHTIVKNARTCQDCHNSPALQEYFQTGRITVTRWDGNQILNTKGVIPIPPDWPQTLQLDFVNYTGDPTAAQTDPTKWVFLKSGADRTQMLFAQPLTAEQMNKLRMFR, from the coding sequence ATGAGTAGAACCATCAAACGCAATCTTAAATTCGTGATCGTGGTCTTTATTATGGCTCTTGGCTTGAGCATTCTTTATGATGCCAAAGCCGAGGTCAAAGCAACGAGTGGAGCGAGCGTGCAGCAGAGCGCGCAGCTACCGGTCACAGCGCGTCCCACGCCCGCGCATGGCGTGGCGCAGCGAAATCCTTTTGAAACGTTTCCCACCAGTTTGCATGCCACACGACGCGGCAAAGTCACTTGGTACAGTGCCGCAAACGGTGGGTTTGAAACGTTGACAGGCATTCCGATCGGTCAACTGACCTGCCTGAGCTGTCATCCAGGCACCCGCGCTGATGGAACCCCCATCAGCACTGCAACCTATCGGCCGGACTGCTCAGATTGCCATGTGCGTATCGGCGATCCAGTTCCAGACCAAACGTGCCTCAAATGCCATAGCCGACAGGGTCTCGAGATCCGCCTGGGCTATCCCGATGTTCACCGGGCGGCCGGATTCAAGTGCACGAACTGTCATACGTCTCGTGAAATGCACGGCGATGGCACGCAGTACACCTCTTGGTTGCAACCGGGAGCAATGGATGTCAAGTGCGAGACCTGCCACACGCAAGTCGCGACTCAAAACGTCTCGCACCTGATTCATTTCCGTTCGGTTGACTGCACGGCGTGCCACACGCAGTCGGTCATCACCTGTTACAATTGTCACTTCGAGAGCGAAGTGGCAGGAGATCGCAAACGGCCCTACGGCGTGCTGAGAGACTATCTGCTGCTACTGCGGCGGGAAGGCAGCGGCAAGGTCCACGCAGGCACGTTCATGGCCTTGACCTACCAAGGTCAATCCTTCTACGCGCTGGCTCCTTACCGGGCACACACAATTGTGAAAAACGCCCGGACGTGCCAGGATTGCCATAACAGCCCTGCGCTTCAGGAGTATTTCCAAACAGGGCGCATCACCGTCACCAGGTGGGACGGCAATCAAATCCTCAACACCAAGGGCGTGATTCCTATTCCGCCAGATTGGCCGCAGACGCTCCAACTTGACTTTGTCAACTATACAGGCGATCCCACCGCTGCACAGACGGACCCGACCAAATGGGTCTTTCTGAAAAGCGGCGCGGATCGAACTCAAATGCTCTTTGCTCAACCGCTCACGGCTGAGCAGATGAATAAACTCAGAATGTTTAGGTAG